In Duganella zoogloeoides, a single genomic region encodes these proteins:
- a CDS encoding DUF2165 family protein, protein MHLHHTIWLFQLICALGLATWLSLAALNNLVAFHGSVWAVGNTMRMDPLRRDPTVETPLLRRAVTSLWLHRLALATVLVLQVLGACAAWLGAALLCVAGLPDARAWFNLALCAMAAFLLLMHLGGLWFGYWIAQEGLQTTHLVLLLWTLALFFLFNF, encoded by the coding sequence ATGCATCTCCATCACACCATCTGGCTGTTTCAACTGATCTGCGCACTGGGCCTGGCCACCTGGCTCAGCCTGGCTGCCCTGAACAACCTGGTCGCTTTCCACGGTTCGGTCTGGGCCGTCGGCAACACCATGCGCATGGACCCGCTGCGCCGCGATCCCACCGTCGAGACCCCGCTGCTGCGCCGCGCCGTCACATCGCTGTGGCTGCACCGGCTGGCGCTGGCCACCGTGCTGGTGCTGCAAGTGCTGGGCGCCTGCGCTGCCTGGCTCGGCGCAGCGCTGCTGTGCGTGGCGGGCCTGCCCGACGCGCGCGCCTGGTTCAACCTGGCCCTGTGCGCGATGGCCGCATTCCTGCTGCTGATGCACCTGGGCGGCTTGTGGTTCGGCTACTGGATCGCCCAGGAAGGCTTGCAGACGACGCACCTGGTGCTGCTGCTGTGGACCCTGGCGCTGTTTTTCCTGTTTAATTTTTAA
- a CDS encoding helix-turn-helix transcriptional regulator gives MNYTSKHLDNSEGAVPAPSTQRILYFVKSRGPVSTGMLAKALDMTGEAARQHVQKLVAAGLLEGRQEAQAGAGRPRQNWVLTAAGHARFPDTHAQLTIKLIGSVRDLFGQEGLDKLIAQREQESRAAYALACAAPDLPTRLQQLAAVRDDEGYMARLEADGDDWLLIEDHCPICAAARTCQGFCRSELQLFQEVAGPGVSVVREQHMLADALRCVYRIRAV, from the coding sequence ATGAATTACACAAGTAAACACTTGGATAATAGCGAGGGCGCTGTGCCGGCGCCGTCCACCCAGCGCATCCTGTATTTCGTCAAGAGCCGGGGGCCGGTGTCCACGGGCATGCTGGCAAAAGCGCTGGACATGACTGGCGAGGCGGCGCGCCAGCACGTGCAAAAACTGGTCGCCGCCGGCCTGCTCGAAGGCCGCCAGGAAGCCCAGGCAGGCGCCGGCCGGCCGCGCCAGAACTGGGTGCTGACGGCGGCCGGCCATGCACGCTTCCCCGACACCCATGCGCAGCTGACCATCAAGCTGATCGGCTCGGTGCGCGACCTGTTCGGCCAGGAGGGCCTGGACAAATTGATCGCCCAGCGCGAGCAGGAAAGCCGCGCCGCGTATGCGCTGGCCTGCGCTGCGCCCGACCTGCCTACGCGTTTGCAGCAACTGGCGGCAGTGCGCGACGACGAGGGCTATATGGCCAGGCTGGAAGCCGACGGCGACGACTGGCTGCTGATCGAGGACCACTGCCCGATCTGCGCAGCGGCCCGTACCTGCCAGGGTTTCTGCCGCTCCGAGCTGCAACTGTTCCAGGAAGTGGCCGGGCCCGGGGTGAGCGTCGTGCGCGAGCAGCACATGCTGGCCGACGCTTTGCGCTGTGTTTACCGGATCCGCGCCGTGTAA
- a CDS encoding MFS transporter — translation MTTTSLADRDGLPPDARRWAMLSVAIGVGMASLDTAIANTALPAIAEQLHATPAASVWIINVYQLAMVATLLPFAALGEVIGYRKVAIFGMALFTLASLACALAWSLPSLVVARLFQGVGGAALMGVNTALLRAIYPAKLAGRGFGFNSLVVATSFAIGPTAASLILAVASWPWLFAINVPLGLVAIVMARRALPATALAGHKIDVLTVVYNMFAFGLLILAFGEGAHLQDWHTLAPEIALTVLFFVLLLRRQAGHTAPMLPVDLFRRPLFALSSLTAMCTFAAQGLAFVSLPFFFEHTLGRSPIETGFLMTPWAVLVAVMAPIAGRLSDKYSPGVLGGIGLALLSSGLVAMLLLPPAPTAFDIGWRMAWCGIGFGFFQAPNLKAIMGSAPKSRAGSASGIVATSRLTGQATGAALVAYCFTISATNGTRYALMLGAAFAGVACVASFARLAFAAVDD, via the coding sequence ATGACCACCACTTCCCTGGCCGACCGCGACGGCCTGCCGCCCGATGCGCGGCGCTGGGCCATGCTGTCGGTCGCCATCGGCGTGGGCATGGCCTCGCTCGACACGGCAATCGCCAACACCGCGCTGCCGGCCATTGCCGAACAATTGCATGCCACCCCGGCCGCCTCGGTCTGGATCATCAATGTCTACCAGCTGGCGATGGTCGCCACCCTGCTGCCGTTTGCCGCGCTCGGTGAAGTGATCGGCTACCGCAAGGTGGCCATCTTCGGCATGGCCCTGTTCACGCTGGCGTCGCTGGCCTGCGCGCTGGCCTGGTCGCTGCCGTCGCTGGTCGTCGCCCGGTTGTTCCAGGGCGTGGGCGGCGCGGCGCTGATGGGCGTCAACACCGCGCTGCTGCGGGCGATCTACCCGGCCAAGCTGGCCGGGCGCGGGTTCGGCTTCAATTCGCTGGTGGTGGCCACGTCGTTTGCCATCGGCCCCACTGCCGCGTCGCTGATCCTGGCGGTGGCGTCGTGGCCCTGGCTGTTCGCCATCAACGTGCCGCTGGGGCTCGTGGCGATTGTCATGGCGCGCCGGGCGCTGCCGGCCACCGCGCTGGCCGGCCACAAGATCGACGTGCTCACTGTCGTCTATAACATGTTCGCCTTTGGCCTCCTGATCCTGGCGTTTGGCGAGGGTGCGCACTTGCAGGACTGGCATACGCTGGCGCCGGAGATCGCGCTGACGGTGCTGTTTTTCGTGCTGCTGCTGCGGCGCCAGGCCGGCCATACGGCGCCGATGCTGCCGGTGGACCTGTTCCGCCGGCCGCTGTTCGCGCTGTCGTCGCTCACCGCCATGTGCACGTTTGCCGCGCAGGGGCTGGCGTTCGTGTCGCTGCCGTTCTTCTTCGAGCATACGCTGGGCCGCTCGCCGATCGAGACGGGATTCCTGATGACGCCGTGGGCGGTGCTGGTGGCGGTGATGGCGCCGATTGCCGGGCGCCTGAGCGACAAGTATTCGCCCGGCGTGTTGGGCGGCATCGGCCTGGCGCTGCTGTCTTCCGGCCTGGTGGCGATGCTGCTGCTGCCGCCGGCGCCCACCGCGTTCGACATCGGCTGGCGCATGGCGTGGTGCGGCATCGGCTTCGGTTTTTTCCAGGCGCCCAATCTGAAAGCCATCATGGGCAGCGCACCGAAGTCGCGCGCGGGCAGCGCCAGCGGCATTGTCGCCACCTCGCGCCTGACCGGCCAGGCCACCGGCGCGGCGCTGGTAGCGTATTGCTTCACCATCTCGGCCACCAACGGCACCCGCTACGCGCTGATGCTGGGCGCAGCATTTGCCGGCGTAGCCTGCGTGGCCAGCTTCGCGCGTCTGGCTTTTGCTGCTGTCGACGACTGA
- a CDS encoding LysR family transcriptional regulator, which produces MDIDPADLLLFARIVECGSFSLAAERVQLPKSTVSRRISLLEAHLGERLLQRTTRKLMLTEFGSSLLEHARRVADETEAAGALAQHRQGAPSGLLRVSMPADFANLALSDMLATFLQKYPAISLELDLSPRRVDLVAENYDLAIRMGDLPDDATLAARRILGSSLALYAAPGYASVRGLPEHPDDLFRHDILSLPPRLNGLVRWTLVRGKVRWERELPVRVLANSPELVVRMASVGIGIGASTEPIARPYVEKGALVRVLPEWSFPQVTAWAVFPGRRLMPAKTRVFIDALEAALGSA; this is translated from the coding sequence ATGGATATCGATCCCGCCGACCTGCTGCTGTTTGCCCGCATCGTCGAATGCGGCAGTTTCAGCCTGGCTGCCGAGCGCGTGCAGCTGCCCAAGTCCACCGTCTCGCGCCGCATTTCTTTATTGGAGGCGCACCTGGGCGAGCGCCTGCTCCAGCGCACCACGCGCAAGCTGATGCTCACCGAGTTCGGTTCGAGCCTGCTGGAGCACGCGCGCCGCGTGGCCGACGAAACCGAGGCGGCGGGCGCGCTGGCGCAGCATCGGCAGGGGGCGCCGAGCGGCTTGCTGCGGGTATCGATGCCGGCCGATTTTGCCAACCTGGCGCTGAGCGACATGCTGGCGACGTTCCTGCAAAAATATCCGGCGATCTCGCTGGAGCTGGACTTGTCGCCGCGCCGGGTGGACCTGGTGGCGGAGAACTACGACCTGGCGATCCGCATGGGCGACCTGCCGGATGACGCCACGCTGGCCGCGCGCCGCATCCTGGGCAGTTCGCTGGCGCTGTACGCGGCGCCCGGCTATGCCAGCGTGCGCGGCCTGCCCGAGCATCCCGACGACCTGTTTCGCCACGACATATTGAGCTTGCCGCCACGCTTGAACGGCCTGGTACGCTGGACGCTGGTGCGCGGCAAAGTGCGCTGGGAGCGCGAGTTGCCGGTGCGGGTGCTGGCCAATTCGCCGGAGCTGGTGGTGCGCATGGCCAGCGTCGGTATCGGCATCGGCGCCTCCACCGAGCCGATTGCACGGCCGTACGTGGAGAAGGGGGCACTGGTGCGGGTGCTGCCCGAGTGGTCGTTCCCGCAGGTGACCGCCTGGGCCGTGTTTCCGGGGCGGCGGCTGATGCCGGCCAAGACCCGCGTGTTCATAGATGCCCTGGAAGCAGCGCTAGGGAGCGCCTGA